The following are encoded in a window of Geobacter metallireducens GS-15 genomic DNA:
- a CDS encoding methionyl-tRNA formyltransferase yields the protein MSDTKSKKLNVLFITQDDPFYVRLFFEEFFKSFNDLASIKGVVIAAAMGKKGPVQLARQMYDFYGPLDFVRVGTRYASYKVKARIPALAGGNFYSVGQLCAHHGMPVFSTNRVNSPEFLASLREMDLDLIASVAAPVIFKKELVELPRLGCINIHNGALPRYRGMLPNFWQMYHNERQVGITIHEMNEKLDDGRILRQEMVDILPGETLDSLIRRTKILGAHVMARAIASLRDGTATYRENPASEGSYFSFPTKDHVREFKQNGKRLI from the coding sequence ATGAGCGACACGAAAAGCAAAAAACTGAACGTCCTGTTCATCACCCAGGACGACCCTTTCTACGTCAGGCTCTTCTTCGAGGAGTTTTTCAAGTCTTTCAACGATCTTGCGTCCATCAAGGGGGTCGTAATCGCCGCTGCCATGGGGAAGAAGGGCCCTGTGCAGCTGGCCCGGCAGATGTACGACTTCTACGGCCCCCTGGATTTCGTTCGGGTCGGCACCCGCTATGCGTCTTACAAGGTGAAGGCCAGGATACCGGCCCTGGCCGGGGGGAACTTCTACAGCGTTGGCCAACTCTGTGCCCACCATGGAATGCCGGTCTTCAGTACCAACCGGGTCAACTCCCCTGAATTCCTCGCGTCGCTCCGGGAGATGGACCTGGACCTCATCGCCTCCGTTGCCGCCCCGGTCATCTTCAAGAAGGAACTGGTGGAACTGCCTCGGCTTGGCTGCATCAACATCCATAACGGCGCGCTTCCCCGCTACCGGGGCATGCTCCCCAATTTCTGGCAGATGTACCACAACGAGCGGCAGGTGGGGATCACGATCCACGAGATGAACGAGAAGCTTGACGACGGGCGTATCCTCCGCCAGGAGATGGTCGATATCCTCCCCGGCGAGACCCTCGACTCCCTCATCCGGCGGACCAAGATCCTGGGCGCCCACGTCATGGCCCGGGCCATCGCCTCGCTGCGGGACGGCACCGCCACGTACCGCGAGAATCCTGCGTCCGAGGGGTCCTATTTTTCCTTTCCGACCAAAGACCACGTGCGGGAATTCAAACAGAACGGCAAGAGGCTGATCTGA
- a CDS encoding XrtA/PEP-CTERM system-associated ATPase has product MYEEFFGFTTKPFELVPDPEFLYLSRVHKKAITYLEYGIRERNGFLLITGEIGSGKTTIIRNILKSLDEQVTLSKIFNTKVTSEQLLAMINDDFGLDVAGKDKIALLRQLNEFLVDEFVAGRQPVILIDEAQNLDIDLLEEVRLLSNLETDKSKLVQIILVGQPELRRTLANDRLRQLRQRICISCHIDHLSKAEVEEYIFHRLEKAGNRTAVEFGEGAIDLIYLFSRGVPRLINIICDFLLLSAFVEEKKVICTDLVKEVIGEIESESKFWGDESVDEKPRMTAANGKALEEMSAKVTRLEATVGDGGVASSELANLSEQIMMLEKILNGTVLALQSRIDSTDANISEMRLDMEELFKLIKMVDKGGKQLPDPPKKGFWNWMTN; this is encoded by the coding sequence ATGTACGAAGAATTTTTCGGTTTCACCACAAAGCCCTTTGAGCTGGTTCCCGATCCCGAGTTCCTCTATCTCAGCCGGGTCCACAAGAAGGCCATTACGTACCTTGAGTACGGCATCAGGGAGCGCAACGGCTTTCTGCTGATCACCGGCGAGATCGGCTCGGGGAAGACCACGATCATTCGCAACATCCTCAAGAGCCTCGACGAGCAGGTGACCCTTTCGAAGATCTTCAACACCAAGGTCACGTCGGAACAGCTCCTGGCCATGATCAACGACGATTTCGGCCTCGACGTGGCCGGCAAGGACAAGATCGCCCTCCTGCGCCAGCTCAACGAATTCCTGGTGGATGAATTCGTGGCGGGCCGCCAGCCGGTGATCCTCATCGACGAGGCCCAGAATCTCGATATCGACCTTCTCGAAGAAGTGCGCCTTCTTTCGAACCTGGAGACCGACAAGTCCAAGCTGGTCCAGATCATCCTCGTGGGACAGCCCGAACTGCGGCGCACCCTTGCAAACGACAGGCTCCGGCAGCTGCGTCAGCGCATCTGCATCAGCTGCCACATCGATCATCTCTCCAAGGCGGAGGTGGAGGAATACATCTTCCACCGCCTGGAAAAGGCGGGCAACCGGACGGCAGTGGAATTCGGCGAGGGTGCCATTGATCTCATCTATCTCTTCAGCCGGGGAGTGCCGCGGCTCATCAACATCATCTGCGATTTCCTGCTCCTGTCGGCCTTTGTCGAAGAGAAGAAGGTCATCTGCACCGATCTCGTGAAGGAGGTCATCGGCGAGATCGAATCGGAGAGCAAGTTCTGGGGCGATGAGAGCGTCGACGAGAAACCCCGGATGACCGCCGCCAACGGCAAAGCCCTCGAAGAGATGTCCGCAAAAGTAACTCGGCTGGAGGCCACCGTCGGTGATGGCGGCGTTGCTTCTTCGGAACTTGCGAACCTTTCGGAGCAGATCATGATGCTCGAGAAGATTCTCAACGGTACCGTGCTGGCCCTTCAGTCGCGGATAGACAGCACCGATGCAAACATCAGCGAGATGCGCCTCGACATGGAAGAGCTCTTCAAACTCATCAAGATGGTTGATAAAGGCGGCAAACAGCTTCCCGATCCTCCCAAAAAGGGCTTCTGGAACTGGATGACCAACTGA
- a CDS encoding TIGR03016 family PEP-CTERM system-associated outer membrane protein → MRKVVMGGMLMSCCVAATAHAEFKLTPSLIIREEYNDNIDLTNENRRDDFITTIVPSLNALIDTNLLKLNLDYGLYFKLFAKHSEKDDTSLARTQRIRLDSTFNPIRDILFLKMSDVYARVPIDDRRQVGVGNDFVNTTDSNIFIANPYLVYPITSSISLTAGYTYKNTWYDDPQGQSAQDHTVTGRLTKSFGERLSIYGEYDFRTHLPKENINISITQFRTVTGAIRVGDTYIITSSIPSGESLQETGWNGYDTHTGTIGAMLQITPKLTLNGSVGKVYYRYKSGTLTGRTQYFIGATTVAEGPPVSQEYRLPDTDSLIWNAQANYLLSDRLSLEAHYSRDFTDSVNQGAYKRDTYGGSIKYNHTIETTLGGFHTKSSYETVNREDTSTGATMTARIPLGANLAANLLGNYTHYKFSPDNVTPITEKTNRYSAQAGLDYTFRIMTMGLGYTWNFNDSNVEAHDYFNNIVWLQAKLTY, encoded by the coding sequence ATGAGAAAAGTGGTCATGGGTGGAATGCTTATGTCATGTTGCGTGGCAGCCACTGCCCACGCGGAGTTCAAGTTGACGCCGAGCCTGATTATCCGCGAGGAGTACAACGACAACATTGATCTGACGAACGAAAACCGTCGCGACGACTTCATCACGACTATCGTACCGTCGCTCAATGCGCTGATCGATACCAATCTCTTGAAGCTGAACCTGGATTACGGGCTTTACTTCAAGCTCTTCGCGAAGCACTCGGAAAAGGACGATACATCCCTGGCCAGGACCCAGCGGATACGCCTCGATTCGACCTTCAACCCCATACGGGACATCCTGTTCCTCAAGATGAGCGACGTGTACGCCCGGGTACCCATCGACGACCGCCGGCAGGTGGGGGTGGGCAATGATTTCGTCAACACTACCGACTCCAACATCTTCATCGCGAATCCGTACCTTGTCTACCCCATAACCAGCAGTATCAGTCTCACTGCGGGGTATACCTACAAGAATACCTGGTACGATGACCCGCAAGGTCAGAGCGCCCAAGACCACACCGTTACGGGGAGGCTCACCAAGTCCTTCGGAGAGAGATTGTCGATTTATGGGGAATATGACTTCCGCACCCATCTGCCGAAGGAGAATATTAATATTTCTATTACGCAATTCCGCACTGTGACAGGTGCTATAAGAGTTGGTGATACATACATAATAACAAGTTCGATACCCTCGGGTGAGTCTTTACAAGAAACCGGCTGGAACGGCTATGATACACATACCGGGACGATTGGAGCAATGCTCCAGATCACACCGAAACTGACCTTGAATGGCTCTGTCGGCAAGGTTTACTATCGATACAAGTCGGGAACACTGACGGGGCGTACTCAGTATTTCATTGGTGCCACCACGGTTGCCGAGGGCCCGCCGGTGTCTCAAGAATACCGCCTTCCTGACACCGATTCCCTCATCTGGAACGCCCAGGCGAACTACCTCCTCTCCGACCGCCTTTCCCTGGAGGCGCACTATTCCCGTGATTTTACCGATTCGGTGAATCAAGGTGCGTATAAGAGGGATACGTACGGTGGTTCGATAAAATATAACCATACAATCGAGACCACCCTGGGTGGTTTCCACACAAAGAGCAGCTATGAGACTGTAAATCGCGAGGATACCTCCACCGGAGCGACCATGACCGCCCGGATTCCCCTGGGAGCGAATCTGGCGGCAAACCTCCTCGGCAACTACACGCACTACAAGTTTTCCCCCGACAACGTGACACCCATCACCGAGAAGACCAACCGCTACAGTGCCCAGGCGGGCCTTGACTATACCTTCAGAATCATGACGATGGGCCTTGGCTACACGTGGAACTTCAACGACTCCAACGTGGAGGCGCACGATTACTTCAACAACATCGTCTGGTTGCAGGCCAAACTAACCTACTGA
- a CDS encoding XrtA-associated tyrosine autokinase: MSRIESILEKAAKMRQDKTPGESRVLVEQREVPRAVIEPEVFQPDTRIAVDNPYLVTISEPRSPVTEEYRKLKSIILKLTNSGQFKNTIMVTSAVSGEGKTITSINLAVALAQEFDHTVLLVDADLRRPGTSSYLGIRAEVGLSDCLYGKVDVKDALVKTGIGKLVVLPAGSRVENPVELLSSGRMQSFIAEIKNRYPDRYIIIDTPPLLSFAETYSLANMVDGVVFVVKEGGATMSNVKDALGHLKKEKVYGVVYNNVGINRFDENYRYRNYYAYYKDNGAQ; this comes from the coding sequence ATGAGCAGGATAGAGAGCATCCTTGAAAAAGCTGCGAAAATGCGGCAGGACAAGACCCCGGGGGAGAGCAGGGTTTTGGTGGAACAGCGGGAAGTGCCCAGGGCGGTTATCGAGCCTGAGGTGTTTCAGCCCGACACCAGGATTGCAGTGGACAACCCCTATCTGGTTACGATCAGCGAACCCCGTTCGCCGGTCACGGAAGAGTATCGCAAACTCAAGTCGATCATCCTCAAACTGACAAATTCGGGTCAGTTCAAGAACACCATCATGGTCACCAGCGCCGTAAGCGGCGAAGGGAAGACCATCACCTCCATCAACCTGGCGGTGGCCCTGGCCCAGGAGTTCGACCACACGGTGCTTCTGGTCGATGCCGACCTGCGCCGTCCCGGCACCAGCAGCTATCTCGGCATCAGGGCCGAAGTGGGCCTGAGCGACTGTCTGTACGGCAAGGTCGATGTAAAAGACGCCCTGGTTAAAACGGGAATAGGGAAGCTCGTGGTACTCCCCGCCGGCAGCAGGGTGGAGAACCCGGTGGAACTTCTCTCTTCCGGTCGGATGCAAAGCTTCATTGCCGAAATAAAGAACCGCTACCCCGACCGATATATCATCATCGACACGCCGCCGCTCCTTTCCTTTGCGGAAACCTACTCCCTGGCCAATATGGTCGACGGGGTCGTGTTCGTGGTGAAAGAGGGGGGCGCCACCATGAGCAACGTCAAGGACGCCCTCGGTCATCTCAAGAAGGAAAAGGTCTACGGCGTTGTCTATAACAACGTCGGCATCAACCGGTTCGACGAGAACTACCGGTACCGCAATTACTACGCATACTACAAGGATAATGGTGCCCAATGA
- a CDS encoding XrtA system polysaccharide chain length determinant — MVSKTEELNKYLKMLMKRRYLFIVVSLVVMSVIAWGSFFLPKKYEASSTVFIEKSVIKDLVKGITFTPSVEDKVRILRYAMLSRTFVTNVLKSLDADTKVKNDKEMEGLVEDFQKRTQISIKGNDLFIVSIRDKDPKLATDYVNTLVRKYVEENVSSKRQDSFGADRFISEQLKTFKDKLDESENKIVAFRQKRGVSVGIDEALLVNDIRQYQGELDSMRIKRNELTATRDALRRQLKSIKPTTVALSSRENSSEVEMLERRLKQLSANYTDNYPEVIRIKSIIASLKKKQEPGHQADTGAKEEFSTANPVYQNLEQQLYQVEAELEAVNAKQRQLHATIGGKEHELRNVPADQKTLTDLIKERDANRQLYEQLLTRQGQAQLTKEMEVEDKATTFRVVDPAIVPMKPVSPDRVKMIIMGIIMGFVAGAASVFVMEMFDSSVKDVTSLKKLGFEVLAVIPTIFNQEEASKVAKKDRKIYLVAGCYFALICLMLTHELLGLTLIEKVLTKLGLDQFIMS; from the coding sequence ATGGTATCAAAGACGGAAGAGTTGAATAAATACCTGAAAATGCTCATGAAGAGGAGGTATCTCTTTATTGTGGTATCTCTTGTGGTGATGTCTGTTATTGCCTGGGGAAGCTTTTTCCTCCCCAAGAAATATGAGGCATCGAGCACGGTATTCATCGAAAAGAGCGTCATCAAGGATCTGGTGAAGGGGATCACCTTTACCCCTTCTGTCGAGGACAAGGTTCGCATCCTGCGGTATGCCATGCTCAGCCGCACTTTCGTGACCAATGTTCTGAAATCACTTGATGCTGATACGAAGGTAAAGAACGATAAAGAGATGGAAGGTCTTGTTGAAGACTTCCAGAAAAGGACGCAAATAAGCATCAAGGGTAATGACCTTTTTATCGTCAGCATCCGGGACAAGGATCCGAAGCTCGCTACTGACTACGTCAACACGCTTGTCAGAAAGTATGTGGAGGAAAACGTCTCCAGCAAGCGGCAGGATTCCTTTGGCGCTGATCGGTTCATCTCCGAGCAGCTAAAAACCTTCAAGGACAAGCTTGACGAGTCCGAGAACAAGATCGTTGCTTTTCGTCAGAAACGGGGCGTGTCGGTGGGGATTGACGAGGCGCTTCTCGTTAATGACATTCGCCAATATCAGGGAGAACTCGACTCAATGCGGATCAAACGGAATGAGTTGACCGCAACACGGGATGCTCTCAGGCGCCAGCTCAAGAGCATCAAGCCCACCACCGTCGCTCTCTCGTCCCGGGAGAACTCGAGCGAGGTTGAGATGCTCGAGCGCAGGCTCAAACAGCTCTCTGCCAATTACACCGACAACTATCCCGAGGTAATTCGCATCAAGAGTATCATCGCATCGCTCAAGAAAAAGCAGGAGCCGGGCCATCAGGCTGATACAGGGGCGAAAGAGGAATTCAGCACGGCCAACCCCGTGTACCAGAATCTCGAGCAGCAGTTGTACCAGGTTGAGGCAGAACTTGAGGCGGTCAACGCCAAACAGCGCCAGCTCCATGCAACCATAGGCGGCAAGGAACATGAACTTCGAAACGTTCCGGCTGACCAGAAGACACTGACTGACCTCATCAAGGAGCGCGACGCCAATCGGCAGTTGTACGAGCAGCTTCTCACCCGGCAGGGACAGGCTCAACTCACGAAGGAGATGGAGGTAGAGGACAAGGCCACGACGTTCAGGGTTGTGGACCCGGCCATCGTGCCGATGAAACCGGTCAGCCCCGACCGGGTCAAGATGATCATTATGGGCATCATCATGGGATTCGTTGCCGGCGCCGCCTCAGTCTTTGTCATGGAGATGTTCGACTCCTCCGTCAAGGATGTCACCTCTCTCAAGAAGCTTGGTTTTGAGGTGCTCGCAGTAATCCCGACCATTTTCAACCAGGAAGAAGCAAGCAAGGTAGCGAAGAAAGATCGAAAGATATATCTGGTCGCGGGCTGTTACTTCGCTCTCATCTGCTTGATGCTTACCCATGAATTGCTGGGATTGACTCTGATCGAGAAGGTCCTCACCAAACTGGGGCTTGATCAGTTCATCATGAGCTGA
- a CDS encoding polysaccharide biosynthesis/export family protein, with product MERLQRMLKFSCGFIAVVLVVTMLSGTSAMASEGSDGDYVVGDGDSLMISVWGEKELSGTVTVRPDGKITLPAIGDVIASGFTPTKLSEDLAEKLAKVVNKPIVTVTVNTVTNNKIYVFGGGVPSGVAVLPSRTTLLQFLIRYGNFKGIDLGNAYLLRNGKKMDVDFHSLLVKGDVAKDVPLKPEDMIYIPDNEAYKIYVMGAVANPKYVFYRDGLRILDAIIETGGFTKFAKENDVLIVRKEGTSTTEISAKVKDLMKEGDMTQNVHLKPGDFVIVKESIF from the coding sequence ATGGAAAGGTTGCAAAGGATGCTGAAGTTTAGCTGTGGATTTATTGCCGTTGTCCTTGTCGTGACGATGCTTTCAGGCACGAGTGCTATGGCGTCCGAAGGCTCCGACGGGGATTACGTTGTAGGAGATGGGGATTCCCTTATGATCTCCGTCTGGGGGGAGAAGGAACTCAGCGGCACGGTTACGGTGCGGCCCGACGGCAAGATTACGCTGCCGGCCATCGGCGACGTGATCGCTTCCGGATTTACCCCCACAAAGCTCAGCGAAGACCTTGCAGAGAAGCTCGCCAAGGTGGTCAATAAGCCCATTGTTACGGTAACGGTCAATACTGTCACCAACAACAAGATCTATGTGTTCGGCGGCGGGGTTCCTTCCGGAGTGGCGGTTCTCCCCTCCCGTACAACGCTCCTTCAGTTCCTGATCCGCTATGGCAATTTCAAGGGGATCGATCTGGGGAACGCCTATCTGCTTCGCAACGGCAAGAAGATGGATGTGGATTTCCATTCCCTGCTGGTCAAGGGAGATGTCGCCAAGGACGTTCCCCTCAAGCCTGAGGATATGATCTATATCCCCGACAATGAAGCCTACAAGATTTACGTGATGGGAGCCGTGGCCAATCCGAAGTATGTCTTCTACCGTGACGGTCTCCGGATTCTCGATGCAATAATCGAGACTGGCGGGTTCACCAAGTTCGCCAAGGAGAATGATGTTCTGATCGTCCGTAAGGAAGGAACCAGCACAACGGAGATCAGCGCCAAGGTCAAGGATCTCATGAAGGAGGGAGACATGACCCAGAACGTTCACCTCAAGCCCGGCGATTTTGTCATAGTCAAGGAAAGTATTTTTTAG
- a CDS encoding TIGR03013 family XrtA/PEP-CTERM system glycosyltransferase: MKKMVILLITGDIVCTVLALGIAYLVRFGTIPGMESFLSLAGAVQLVLLVLAVIFSSFMVEFYNVDKDMKLRERIAHSAISLSVSFLILSAIFYLAPDLTIGRGLLAMALVIWGSLQILWHLFCRVSLYHPGLARRVLVLGTGPLAREIGGLVSATNHNHVLAGYFSCPNEPVYVPSQHIVGNGDGLVSAAIRERTDKIVVSLSERRGSFPLSEVLSCKFSGIEVVDAPSFYEQITGKLMIENITPSWFIFSNGFRRTGFGRIMKRSTDLVLSLVGIILVLPILPFIALGIRITSPGQILFRQVRVGQGDRPFVLYKFRSMRADAEKSSGAVWAQKDDPRVTRFGKFLRTSRLDELPQLYNVLRGDMSLVGPRPERPEFVEKLKEVIPYYSERHFVKPGVTGWAQVKYPYGASVDDAIEKLRYDLYYIKNMSMLLDIIIVLETIKVVLFGRGSR; this comes from the coding sequence ATGAAGAAGATGGTCATCCTGCTCATAACCGGCGATATTGTCTGTACGGTCCTGGCATTGGGAATCGCCTACCTGGTCAGGTTCGGCACCATACCGGGCATGGAAAGTTTCCTGAGTCTCGCGGGAGCTGTCCAACTCGTGCTTTTGGTGCTTGCCGTCATCTTCTCCTCGTTCATGGTTGAATTCTATAATGTCGACAAGGATATGAAACTGAGGGAGCGCATCGCCCACTCAGCGATTTCCCTCAGTGTCTCCTTTCTGATTCTCTCAGCCATCTTCTATCTTGCGCCTGACTTGACCATCGGCAGGGGGCTCCTTGCCATGGCCCTGGTAATCTGGGGTTCTTTGCAGATCCTGTGGCATTTGTTCTGCCGGGTTTCTCTTTACCATCCCGGTCTTGCACGCCGTGTCCTGGTGCTCGGCACGGGGCCCCTGGCTCGGGAGATCGGCGGCCTTGTATCGGCCACCAACCACAATCATGTCTTGGCAGGTTATTTCAGTTGCCCGAACGAACCTGTCTATGTTCCTTCGCAACACATCGTCGGTAATGGTGACGGCCTTGTTTCCGCGGCCATCAGGGAGCGAACCGACAAGATCGTCGTGAGCCTCTCCGAGCGGCGAGGTTCGTTTCCCCTCAGCGAAGTGCTCAGCTGTAAGTTCAGCGGGATTGAAGTCGTTGACGCCCCGTCGTTCTACGAACAGATCACCGGCAAGCTGATGATCGAGAACATCACGCCAAGCTGGTTTATATTTTCCAACGGGTTCCGCAGGACAGGCTTCGGCAGGATCATGAAAAGAAGCACTGACCTGGTTCTTTCGCTTGTGGGGATCATCCTTGTCCTCCCGATCCTCCCATTCATAGCCCTTGGGATCAGGATCACTTCTCCCGGTCAAATTCTGTTCCGACAGGTGCGTGTCGGGCAGGGTGACCGTCCCTTTGTCCTTTACAAGTTCAGATCCATGCGTGCCGATGCCGAGAAGTCATCCGGCGCGGTCTGGGCACAGAAAGACGACCCTCGCGTCACCCGGTTCGGCAAATTCCTGCGCACCTCGCGGCTCGATGAATTGCCCCAGCTCTACAACGTCCTCAGGGGCGACATGAGCCTCGTAGGGCCGCGGCCCGAGCGTCCCGAATTCGTTGAAAAACTGAAAGAAGTCATTCCCTATTATTCCGAACGTCACTTCGTCAAGCCGGGAGTCACTGGCTGGGCCCAAGTCAAGTATCCCTATGGGGCCTCGGTGGACGACGCCATTGAAAAGCTCCGCTACGATCTTTACTACATCAAAAACATGTCGATGCTTCTCGATATCATAATCGTTCTAGAGACTATCAAAGTGGTCCTTTTCGGAAGAGGAAGCAGATAA
- the prsT gene encoding XrtA/PEP-CTERM system TPR-repeat protein PrsT, whose product MLVREDTALFNRRIALICLIVATLSACGGKTKEELYAEAVKELDKGNANGAIVLLKNAVEKDQNYFDARYKLAKAYMTVGKFEQAEKEFQKALRQNPSNPEIRLDLAKLYNSINKPDESIAEAKAYLSARAGSADALEVIGTSYGQKKMFDEAEKYLKESLQAEPARASAMLQLAKVYLATKREQEGMGLLNEIVRKDPKNTKAYYLAAFYEGYRGNSEKALEYYQKIMQADPDDANAAFRIGMMHISKGEVDKAERLADDLIRKASKRPEGHQLKGIALYTRKNYDQAITELQGVVKNYQNPGAYYYLGLSYYQRNDLESALSQFRKVIDLNPKHLQARLMSATVLLQQKRTDDAITEAKRVIELDDKNAFAHNVLGSAYIAKGMTDEAVRELNRAIELEPKLVGAHMKKGIVNLARGKRAEGEEELETAVKVAPDVLNSRYLLASYYMRLNKQARAIEVLRAGLRGGKQDAPLYNTMAAAAFADKREKDGILYLQKAREVDQAYLPASFNLASYYISKKDNGRAAGLFNEILKRDPANLKALIGLGAISESEGKAQEAVAYYTKAKATKDPVGYLSLASYYIRKKEAPKALALANEGLKGAPNNAALLELKGGLLAADKKYAEALKVYDELEKVAPTRAIPLKIGALVVTKNIPKAVEQAQKVVAANPKSAAGHLVIASIYESQKDYDRAISAVRSGIAVEPGNLRASMALGGIYEKKRDFARAIAAYDDILRKNPKNIPALFAKGAAFDQSGKKKEAAGIYRAVLKIAPDFVPALNNLAYLAAEGYGNKSEALSLASRANKLQPNNAGVMDTYGYALLINGKRTASVRVLEKAVSLLPNNPAVHYHLAMAYRDMGDRAKASVSVQKSLQYGEFPESAAARKLLAELKR is encoded by the coding sequence ATGCTGGTCAGGGAGGATACAGCATTGTTTAACAGACGTATTGCACTGATTTGTCTTATTGTGGCGACTCTTTCCGCTTGTGGGGGGAAAACGAAGGAAGAGCTCTACGCCGAGGCAGTTAAGGAACTGGACAAGGGCAACGCCAATGGAGCGATTGTTCTTCTGAAAAATGCCGTTGAAAAAGATCAAAATTATTTCGACGCCCGTTACAAGCTTGCGAAGGCCTACATGACAGTGGGCAAATTCGAACAGGCGGAAAAAGAGTTCCAGAAAGCACTCCGGCAAAATCCGTCCAATCCGGAGATAAGGCTTGATCTGGCAAAACTCTACAATTCAATCAACAAGCCTGACGAGTCAATAGCTGAGGCCAAGGCGTATCTCTCCGCACGGGCCGGATCGGCGGATGCCCTGGAAGTGATTGGCACGAGCTACGGCCAAAAGAAGATGTTCGATGAGGCCGAGAAATACTTGAAGGAGTCTCTCCAGGCTGAACCTGCCCGTGCTTCGGCAATGCTGCAATTGGCAAAGGTTTATCTGGCGACGAAGCGGGAGCAGGAAGGGATGGGGCTCCTCAACGAGATCGTTCGGAAAGACCCTAAAAACACCAAAGCATACTATCTTGCCGCCTTCTATGAAGGATATCGCGGCAACAGTGAAAAGGCCCTTGAATACTACCAAAAGATCATGCAGGCGGATCCCGATGATGCCAATGCGGCCTTCAGGATTGGCATGATGCATATCAGCAAGGGTGAAGTGGACAAGGCTGAACGCCTTGCCGATGACCTGATCAGGAAAGCGTCCAAACGGCCGGAAGGACACCAACTTAAGGGGATTGCTCTCTATACCAGGAAAAACTACGACCAGGCAATCACCGAACTTCAAGGTGTCGTGAAAAACTATCAAAATCCCGGTGCCTACTACTATCTGGGCTTGAGTTACTATCAACGCAACGATCTTGAGAGCGCCCTGAGCCAGTTCCGCAAAGTGATTGACCTCAACCCGAAGCATCTGCAGGCCCGGCTCATGTCCGCGACGGTTCTGCTTCAGCAGAAACGCACCGATGATGCCATCACCGAGGCCAAACGAGTCATTGAGCTGGACGACAAGAATGCCTTTGCCCATAACGTCCTCGGCAGCGCCTACATTGCCAAGGGGATGACTGACGAGGCAGTCAGGGAGCTCAACCGCGCGATCGAGCTTGAGCCGAAGCTGGTCGGTGCCCACATGAAGAAGGGGATCGTTAACCTGGCGCGCGGAAAGAGGGCGGAAGGCGAGGAAGAGCTTGAAACGGCAGTGAAGGTCGCTCCCGATGTTCTCAATAGCCGGTATCTGCTGGCAAGCTACTACATGCGCCTGAACAAACAGGCCCGTGCCATCGAGGTGCTCAGGGCGGGGCTGAGGGGAGGCAAGCAGGATGCTCCTCTCTACAATACAATGGCCGCTGCCGCCTTCGCCGACAAGCGGGAGAAGGATGGCATTTTGTATCTTCAAAAGGCGCGGGAAGTCGATCAGGCATATCTCCCGGCTTCCTTCAACCTGGCATCCTATTACATCAGCAAAAAGGACAATGGGCGCGCAGCCGGCTTGTTCAACGAGATCCTGAAGCGTGATCCGGCCAACCTCAAGGCGTTGATCGGCCTCGGTGCCATCAGCGAATCGGAGGGGAAGGCGCAGGAGGCAGTCGCCTACTATACCAAGGCCAAGGCAACGAAGGACCCCGTCGGCTATCTCTCTCTTGCATCCTACTACATCAGGAAAAAGGAGGCGCCCAAAGCCCTTGCTTTAGCAAACGAGGGGTTGAAGGGGGCTCCGAACAATGCTGCGCTACTGGAGTTGAAGGGTGGACTTCTCGCAGCCGATAAAAAGTACGCGGAGGCCCTCAAAGTCTATGATGAGCTGGAAAAGGTCGCCCCGACCCGTGCGATTCCGCTGAAAATCGGAGCCTTGGTGGTAACCAAAAACATTCCCAAGGCCGTGGAGCAGGCACAGAAGGTTGTCGCAGCCAACCCCAAGTCTGCGGCCGGGCATCTTGTTATTGCGTCGATCTACGAGAGCCAGAAAGACTATGACCGTGCCATTTCGGCTGTCAGAAGCGGCATAGCAGTTGAGCCCGGCAATCTCCGGGCGTCCATGGCCTTAGGCGGGATCTACGAGAAGAAACGGGATTTTGCCAGAGCTATTGCCGCCTATGACGATATCCTCAGGAAGAATCCCAAGAATATTCCTGCCCTGTTTGCCAAAGGAGCGGCTTTCGATCAATCGGGCAAGAAAAAAGAAGCTGCCGGTATCTATCGGGCCGTACTTAAAATAGCGCCTGATTTTGTACCCGCACTTAATAACCTGGCATATCTTGCTGCCGAAGGATATGGAAACAAGTCAGAGGCGTTGTCCCTGGCCAGTCGGGCAAACAAGCTCCAACCCAATAACGCCGGGGTCATGGATACCTACGGCTATGCGCTGCTGATTAACGGCAAGAGGACCGCATCGGTCAGAGTGCTCGAAAAGGCAGTCTCTCTCCTTCCGAACAACCCCGCCGTGCACTATCACCTTGCCATGGCTTATCGTGACATGGGTGACAGGGCAAAGGCCAGCGTCAGTGTCCAGAAATCTCTTCAATATGGGGAATTCCCCGAAAGTGCCGCGGCAAGGAAACTTCTTGCCGAACTGAAGCGCTAG